In Coregonus clupeaformis isolate EN_2021a chromosome 7, ASM2061545v1, whole genome shotgun sequence, one genomic interval encodes:
- the LOC121569540 gene encoding integrator complex subunit 1-like isoform X2, translating into MMNRPKPTAIRRPSAAKPSGHPPPGDFIALGSKSGGESKAPAVLLKPASTLPTDRKRETSSSLPSSSGLSGLVKRPKLSSTPPVSALGRLADVAAVDKRAISPSIKEPSVVPIEVPPAVLLDEIENAEQDGNDDRIEGVLCGAVKQLKMNRAKPDITLYLSLMFLAKIKPNVFATEGIIEALCSLLRRDASINFKAKGNSLVSVLACNLLMAAYEEDENWPEIFVKVYIEDSLGERIWVDSSHCKNFVDNIQTAFSTKMPPKSMLLQLQTDTGRSGGDISAGSSPHPSTPDEDDSQTELLIAEEKLSPEDDGQVMPRYEELSESVEDYVLDVLKDQLNRRQPMDNVSRNLLRLLTATCGYKEVRLMAVQRLEMWLQNPKLTRPAQDLLMSLCMNCNSHGADDMEVISNLIKIRLKPKVILNHYMLCVRELLNAHRDNLGTMVKLVIFNELSNARNPNNMQVLHTLLQHSPEQAPKFLAMVFQDLLTNKDDYLRASRALLREIIKQTKHEINFQSFCLGLMQERKEATYVDMEFKERFVIQVTDLLTCSMMLGITAQVKEAGVAWDKGEKKNLDGLRSFQNNIAAIQRDAVWWLHTVVPTIAKVPSKDYIHCLHKVLFTEQPETYYKWDNWPPESDRNFFLRLCSEVPLLEDTLMRILVIGLSRDLPLGPADAMELADHLVKRAAGVQSDGTTSATAMDLDVLRVERIQLIDAVLNLCTYHHPENIQLPAGYTPPNLAIATLYWKAWLLLLVVAAFNPQKIGLAAWDGYPTLKMLMEMVMTNNYSYPPCTVADEETKTEMINRELQVSQREKQEILAFESHLAAASTKQTITESNSLLLSQLTSLDPQGPPRKPPPAVQEQVKSLNQSLRLGHLLCRSRNPDFLLNIIQRQASSQSMPWLADLVQSSEGSLDVLPVQCLCEFLLHDAADDNLPIEDDEEGESKEQRAKKRQRQQKQRQLLGRLQDLLLGPKADEQTTCEVLDYFLRRLSSSQVASRVLAMKGLSLVLTEGGLKDGEERDQPMEEDSRDAELLPGYQWLLQDLPKLPLFDSVRGMTSTALQQAIHMETDPQTISAYLIYLSQHAPVEEQASHNDLALDVARLIVERSTIMNSLFSKHSCRPESDAVLSALISIFSSYIRRMRKTKEGEDLYSWSESQDQVFLRWTTGETATMHILVVHAMVILLTLGPPKEESDFFNLLDIWFPDKKPLPTAFLVDTSEEALLLPDWLKLRMIRSEVARLVDAALQDLEPQQLLLFVQSFGIPVSSMSKLLQYLDQAVSHDSQTLEQNIMDKNYMAHLVEVQHERGATGGHTFHGLLSSSLPPRRDSTEVNRAKVTVETPSCSLKMRANQIPVIGPEDDLTGMLLQMFPLKVDHRRPSTPPRPLSLALQQALAQELVRARQGGHPQQGGVAVRLLQALAALLSSAHVGALVMAMNRSHALSCPILRQLHLYQRLVSQDVAFSSLFFKAVMEMMTWLENSAVDAGPLRALLKSFAGQYSQKHRLTDVRTGFLHLAEALVYRRDSEVAVRAIIATLKAGERCNAEPELIGKVLQGLVEGKSPYLEELLSLLMTIGTETGTGSTTAGPVAMVMALLLQETEEQAVKIEVDVNNSSEVTKTGSSSGLLVDWLGLLDPEVTSVCPDLQRKLLFALNKGKGTPSYRPYLLALLTHQSNWTTLHQCISALLSKQQDQRLDPSSALDFLWACSHIPRIWQGRDQKTPQKQTDLFVLRLNPEEIISLVDLIMSESELNSRGDSSPTANTPGNAKSTLDHTSCSLIQSRLPLLQSCCHGDLERVKKVSEYLINCTKKWGDSVMSKRCQNLLLQLYLHFPEVIQHVTLPDATLSSEGAADGTTCKRDVLVHRLVTLLGDTGDTKSAENRMSDANLACRKLAVSHPVLLLRHLPMIGALLHGRIHLNFQEFRSQNHLTFFSNVLSILELLQPLVFHSEHQRALQDCLLSFMKILQNLRRPRMHPLAVFSKFVQFIQKYITHDAAAAIPYLQKHSDILQGLSSEHPDLLLKSLLAGLTLPVKTGSSDSSAEDRDDESSSGSLPMVSISASVPLTAADMTKYLKKISRGEAIEDVLEVLTEVEDKSKRNPEIIQHFTNDLQRLMSSTEELCRNMAFSLALRCIQNNPCTAADFLPTFMYCMGSGNFDVVQTALRNLPEYVLLCQEHADILLHKAFLVGIYGQIDTSSMISESMKVLHMEATT; encoded by the exons ATGATGAATCGTCCCAAGCCTACAGCGATCAGGCGTCCTAGTGCTGCAAAACCCTCAG GTCACCCTCCTCCAGGAGATTTCATAGCATTGGGGTCAAAGAGTGGCGGAGAGTCCAAAGCACCTGCAGTTCTCCTTAAGCCAGCGTCCACCTTACCCACTGACCGCAAACGAGAGACTTCCTCGTCACTTCCTTCCTCCTCTGGCCTGTCCGGCCTCGTGAAGCGCCCCAagctctcctctacccctcctgtcAGCGCCCTGGGACGACTGGCTGATGTAGCAGCAGTGGACAAAAGGGCTATATCGCCTTCGATCAAGGAGCCCTCAGTGGTGCCCATAGAAG TCCCCCCAGCAGTGCTCCTGGATGAGATTGAGAATGCAGAGCAGGATGGAAATGATGATCGCATTGAAGGGGTGCTCTGTGGAGCTGTCAAACAGCTGAAGATGAACCGGGCCAAACCTGACATAACACTGTACCTCAGCCTCATGTTCCTGGCCAAGATTAAGCCCAATGTCTTTGCCACTGAAGGCATTATTGAG GCCTTGTGCAGTCTTCTTCGCCGGGATGCCTCCATCAACTTCAAAGCCAAGGGCAACAGTCTGGTGTCTGTGCTAGCCTGCAACCTGCTGATGGCAGCCTATGAGGAGGATGAGAACTGGCCAGAGATCTTTGTCAAA GTGTACATTGAGGACTCTTTGGGGGAGCGAATTTGGGTGGACAGTTCCCATTGTAAGAATTTTGTGGACAACATCCAGACTGCCTTCAGTACCAAAATGCCCCCAAAGAGTATGCTGCTGCAGTTGCAGACTGACACTGGCCGCTCCGGTGGGGATATCAGTGCAG GGAGCAGTCCTCACCCCTCCACCCCAGATGAGGATGACAGCCAGACTGAATTGCTGATTGCTGAGGAGAAACTTAGCCCTGAAGATGATGGACAAGTTATGCCAAG GTACGAGGAGCTGTCTGAGAGTGTGGAGGACTATGTTCTAGATGTCCTGAAGGACCAGTTGAACCGCAGGCAGCCCATGGACAATGTATCCCGTAACCTGCTGCGTCTGCTCACTGCCACCTGTGGCTACAAGGAGGTGCGGCTTATGGCTGTGCAGAGGCTGGAGATGTGGCTGCAGAACccaaag CTGACCCGTCCAGCTCAGGACCTTCTCATGTCTCTCTGTATGAACTGCAACTCCCATGGAGCGGACGACATGGAGGTGATCTCCAACCTCATCAAGATCCGCCTGAAACCTAAAGTCATCCTCAATCACTACATGCTCTGTGTCAG GGAGCTACTGAATGCACACAGAGACAACCTGGGAACTATGGTGAAGCTGGTGATCTTCAACGAGCTGTCCAATGCCAGGAACCCCAACAACATGCAAGTCCTTCACACACTGCTCCAGCACAGCCCAGAGCAGGCCCCTAAG TTCCTGGCCATGGTGTTCCAAGACCTGCTAACCAATAAGGATGATTACCTGCGTGCCTCACGAGCATTGCTGAGAGAGATCATCAAACAGACCAAGCACGAGATCAACTTCCAGTCCTTCTGCCTGGGTCTGATGCAGGAAAGGAAGGAGGCCACCTACGTCGACATGGAGTTCAAA GAACGCTTTGTGATCCAGGTGACAGACCTGCTCACGTGCTCCATGATGCTGGGCATCACAGCTCAGGTCAAGGAGGCTGGCGTTGCATGGGacaaaggagagaagaaga ATCTGGATGGTCTGAGATCCTTTCAGAATAATATAGCTGCCATTCAGAGGGATGCTGTGTGGTGGCTTCACACTGTTGTTCCCACTATTGCCAAAGTGCCATCCAAGGACTATATACACTG TCTTCACAAGGTGCTTTTCACGGAGCAACCAGAGACCTACTACAAGTGGGATAACTGGCCTCCTGAGAGCGACAGAAA TTTCTTCCTGCGGCTATGCTCTGAAGTGCCTCTGCTGGAGGACACTCTGATGCGTATCCTAGTCATCGGACTGTCCCGAGACCTGCCCCTGGGCCCGGCCGACGCTATGGAGCTGGCGGACCACCTGGTGAAGAGGGCAGCCGGAGTCCAGTCCGATGGTACAACATCTGCAACAGCAATGG ATCTGGATGTGTTGAGAGTGGAGAGGATCCAACTGATTGATGCAGTGCTGAACCTGTGCACCTACCACCACCCAGAGAACATTCAGCTGCCTGCAGG GTATACTCCTCCGAACCTGGCGATAGCCACACTCTACTGGAAGGCGTGGCTCCTGCTACTTGTGGTGGCGGCTTTCAATCCACAGAAAATAG GCTTGGCTGCCTGGGATGGCTATCCCACACTGAAAATGCTCATGGAGATGGTCATGACAAA TAACTACTCCTACCCTCCATGCACGGTGGCTGATGAGGAGACCAAGACCGAGATGATCAACAGGGAGCTGCAGGTGTCCCAGAGAGAGAAGCAAGAGATCCTGGCCTTCGAGAGCCACCTGGCAGCTGCCTCCACCAAGCAGACCATCACAGAGAGCAACAGCCTGCTGCTGTCCCAGCTCACCAGTCTGGACCCACA GGGTCCCCCTCGCAAACCCCCTCCCGCAGTCCAGGAGCAGGTGAAGAGCCTTAACCAGTCCCTTCGCCTGGGTCACCTACTCTGCCGCTCTCGCAACCCTGACTTCCTGCTCAACATCATCCAGAGACAG GCCTCCTCTCAGTCAATGCCCTGGCTGGCTGACCTGGTGCAGTCAAGTGAGGGGTCCTTGGACGTGCTGCCCGTGCAGTGCCTGTGTGAATTCCTGCTTCACGATGCTGCAGATGACAACTTGCCCATCGAGGATGACGAGGAAGGAGAGAGCAAAGAGCAGAGAGCCAAGAAAAGACAA AGACAACAGAAGCAGAGGCAGCTCCTTGGACGGCTGCAGGATCTGCTGTTGGGTCCTAAAGCTGACGAACAGACCACATGTGAGGTGTTGGACTACTTCCTGCGCCGCCTCAGCTCTTCTCAAGTGGCATCAAGAGTCCTGGCTATGAAG GGTCTGTCTCTGGTGCTGACTGAGGGGGGTCtgaaggatggagaggagagggaccagcCCATGGAGGAGGACTCCAGAGATGCTGAGCTGCTGCCAGGGTACCAGTGGCTCCTGCAGGACCTCCCCAAGCTGCCCCTGTTCGACAGCGTCCGGGGCATGACCTCCACCGCTCTGCAGCAA GCCATCCACATGGAGACCGACCCACAGACCATCAGCGCCTACCTCATCTACCTGTCCCAGCATGCACCAGTGGAGGAGCAGGCATCTCACAACGACCTCGCTCTG GATGTGGCCCGTCTGATTGTCGAGCGCTCCACCATCATGAACAGCCTGTTCTCCAAGCACTCCTGCCGGCCCGAGTCAGACGCTGTgctctcagccctcatctccatCTTCTCCAGCTACATCAGGAGGATGAGGAAGaccaaggagggagaggacctcTACAGCTGG TCAGAATCTCAGGACCAGGTGTTTCTGCGTTGGACCACAGGGGAGACAGCCACCATGCATATTCTGGTGGTCCATGCCATGGTCATTCTCCTGACACTGGGGCCACCCAAAG AGGAGAGTGACTTCTTCAACCTCCTGGACATCTGGTTCCCCGACAAGAAACCCCTCCCCACCGCCTTCTTGGTGGACACATCCGAGGAGGCCCTGCTGCTTCCTGATTGGTTGAAGCTGAGGATGATCCGGTCAGAGGTCGCACGATTGGTGGATGCAG CGCTGCAGGATCTGGAGCCCCAGCAGCTGCTGCTGTTTGTCCAGTCGTTTGGCATCCCCGTGTCCAGTATGAGTAAACTGCTGCAGTACCTGGACCAAGCCGTGTCCCACGACTCACAGACACTGGAACAGAACATCATGGACAAGA ACTACATGGCTCATCTGGTGGAGGTGCAGCATGAGCGAGGTGCCACAGGGGGGCACACTTTCCACGGGTtgctcagctcctctctccctcctcgcaGAG ATAGTACTGAGGTGAACAGGGCCAAAGTTACTGTGGAAACTCCTAGTTGCTCCTTGAAGATGAGAGCCAATCAGATCCCAGTGATTGGGCCTGAGGATGACCTCACCGGCATGTTGCTTCAG ATGTTCCCTCTGAAGGTGGACCACCGCAGGCCCAGCACCCCTCCCCGGCCCCTCTCCCTGGCCCTGCAGCAGGCTCTGGCCCAAGAGCTGGTGCGTGCCAGACAGGGGGGGCACCCCCAGCAGGGTGGGGTGGCAGTGCGTCTCCTACAGGCCCTGGCTGCCCTGCTCAGCTCTGCCCACGTTGGGGCCCTCGTCATGGCCATGAACCGCAGCCATGCCCTGTCCTGCCCCATACTGCGCCAGCTGCACCTCTACCAG CGTCTGGTGTCGCAGGACGtggccttctcctctctcttcttcaaggCTGTCATGGAGATGATGACATGGTTGGAGAACTCGGCCGTGGACGCGGGGCCGCTACGGGCCCTGCTCAAGTCCTTCGCTGGACAGTATTCCCAGAAGCACCGGCTCACTGATG TTCGTACAGGCTTCCTCCACCTGGCTGAGGCCCTGGTTTATCGGAGGGACTCTGAGGTGGCCGTGAGAGCCATAATCGCCACACTGAAGGCAGGGGAGAGATGTAACGCAGAGCCAGAACTGATAGGCAAAG TGTTACAGGGGCTAGTGGAGGGGAAGTCTCCATATTTGGAGGAACTGCTGTCCTTGCTAATGACCATTGGAACAGAGACGGGGACCGGCTCTACCACCGCAGGCCCTGTTGCCATGGTGATGGCACTGCTTCTCCAGGAGACTGAAGAGCAAGCCGTGAAAATAGAGGTGGATGTAAACAA CAGCTCCGAGGTGACAAAGACCGGGTCCAGCTCAGGGCTGCTTGTTGATTGGCTGGGACTTCTTGACCCTGAGGTCACATCTGTGTGTCCAGACCTTCAGCGGAAGCTGCTTTTTGCTCTCAACAAG GGTAAAGGAACTCCCTCCTACAGACCATACCTTCTGGCGTTGCTGACCCATCAGTCCAACTGGACAACTCTTCATCAGTGCATCAGTGCTCTTCTCAGCAAGCAGCAAGACCAGCG ACTGGACCCATCTTCTGCTCTGGACTTCCTGTgggcctgcagtcacatccctcGTATCTGGCAGGGCCGGGACCAGAAGACTCCACAG aaACAGACAGATTTGTTTGTCCTGCGGTTGAACCCGGAGGAGATTATCAGTCTGGTGGACCTCATCATGTCAGAGTCTGAGCTGAACAGCCGCGGTGACTCCTCGCCCACTGCCAACACCCCCGGCAACGCCAAGAGCACCCTGGACCACACCTCCTGCTCCCTCATCCAGTCACGGCTGCCCCTGCTCCAAAGCTGTTGCCATGGCGACCTGGAGAGAGTGAAGAAAGTATCGGAATACCTCATCAACTGCACAAAGAAATGGGGAGACAG TGTGATGAGTAAGCGGTGCCAGAACCTCCTGCTCCAGCTCTACCTGCACTTCCCAGAGGTCATCCAGCACGTGACCTTACCTGACGCAACTCTGAGCAGCGAGGGGGCCGCCGACGGCACCACATGCAAG CGCGACGTCCTGGTTCACCGTCTGGTCACGTTGCTAGGCGATACAGGAGACACCAAGTCGGCTGAGAACCGGATGTCAGACGCTAACCTGGCCTGCAGGaagctggctgtgtcccaccctgtCCTCCTTCTCAG ACACTTGCCGATGATCGGAGCACTTCTCcacggacgcatccacctcaacttccAGGAGTTCCGGAGCCAGAACCACCTGACGTTCTTCAGCAACGTGCTGTCCATCCTGGAGCTGCTGCAGCCGTTAGTGTTCCACAGTGAACACCAGAGGGCGCTGCAGGACTGCCTGCTCTCTTTCATGAAGATCCTGCAG AACCTCAGGAGACCTCGTATGCATCCGTTGGCCGTCTTCAGTAAATTTGTGCAGTTCATTCAGAAGTACATTACCCACGATGCAGCAGCAGCCATTCCCTATCTACAGAAGCATTCCGATATCCTGCA GGGGCTCTCGTCAGAGCACCCTGACCTGCTGCTCAAGTCCCTGCTAGCTGGCCTCACCCTGCCTGTGAAGACTGGCTCCTCTGACAGCTCTGCTGAGGACAGAGATG ATGAGTCGTCCTCTGGTTCCCTGCCCATGGTCAGTATCTCAGCCTCCGTTCCACTGACTGCAGCTGACATGACCAAGTACCTGAAGAAGATCTCCAGGGGAGAAGCCATAGAAG ATGTTCTGGAAGTTCTGACCGAGGTGGAGGACAAGTCCAAGAGGAATCCTGAGATCATTCAGCACTTCACT aatgacctgcagagactgATGAGTTCTACTGAGGAGTTGTGTCGTAACATGGCCTTCAGCCTGGCCCTGCGCTGCATCCAGAACAACCCATG CACGGCAGCAGACTTCCTGCCCACCTTCATGTACTGTATGGGCAGTGGGAACTTTGACGTGGTGCAGACAGCGCTTAGGAACCTGCCAGAATACGTGCTGCTCTGTCAAG AGCATGCAGACATCTTACTCCACAAGGCCTTCTTGGTGGGGATCTATGGGCAGATTGACACCAGCTCTATGATCTCTGAGTCCATGAAGGTCCTGCACATGGAGGCAACAACGTGA